TTTGAAAATAGATAAAAATATTGAAATTGAGAAAAATAGCTTTGTTTATCCCAGCTTTCCAAGAGTTTTTAAAAATTTTGAGGTAATTTGCAAGGCAGCTGAAATTCTGGAGAATAAAAATATTAAGAATTTCAAGGTTTATCTGACAATAGATGGCAGTGAAAATGTTTATTCAAAAGAAATAGTCGAAAAATATAATGAACTGGAATGTGTTAAATTTGTTGGGCTACAGTCAAGGGAAAATTTAATGAGATACTACAATAAGACAGAAGCAGTCATATTTCCTTCTAAAATTGAAACATGGGGATTACCAATTACAGAGGCAAAAGAGTTTAAGAAAAAACTGATTTTAGCAGATTTACCTTATGCACACGAAACATTGGGAAACTATGAAGAAGTATTTTTCTTTAATCCTGATTCAGCTGAAGAACTGGCTTCAAAAATGGAATCAGTTATCGCAGAAAAAGATACTAGTTTTGATGGAAATATATGTAAGGAGATAGAACAGCCTTATTGTAATAGTTGGAAAGAACTTTTTGAGATAATTTTAAAAAAATAATATGGAGAGAAATATGAAAAAATGTATGATATATTTTGGGTTCAATAATCCTCTGAAATTTAAAAGAGGGGTAGAAAATGTAATTTTATTTCAGGCTCAATCCTTAGGAAAAAATATAGAGAAATATTATATTTTTTTTGATGATGAAAACGTTGAATTTAACTGGAATGGAATAAACTGTATTGGAATAAAAAAGAATAAATTCAGATTTATCAGTTTAAATAAATTAATAAGTAAAAAGTTTAAAAAGAACAACTATATCATACATTCTCATAATTATCTTATGAGTTTTTTTCTTTTAAAAAAAACAGACATTTTTACAGTTCATGATGGACTTTACTATCAATCTGGTGCAGTAAATCATAAACTACAAAATTTATTTAAGTATATTGAAAAGAAAGTTTATAAAAAATCAGGATTAGTACATTTTATTTCAAAATTTACAAAAGAAAAATCTTTATATAGGGGAGATAATTTTAAAATCATATATAATACAACTCCTTTTGAAAAAATTGATTTAAAATATTCATCCAAAGTTAACTGGGAAACAGATAAAATTAAGATTTTTACAGTTCGGAGCATTGAAGAAAGAGCAAATATTGATTTACTAATAGAATTAGCAAAAAGAAAAAGAAATTATGATATTAAAGTAGCTGGAAAAGGACCTTTATTAGAAAAATATAGGGAGAAGATAAGAAAAAATCAGTTGAAAAATATTGAATTATTGGGGTATATCCCAGATGAAGAAGTTAGAAAATTCTATGAAACGGCTGATTTGGTAACTGTTCTGGCAAAATATGGCGAAGGATTTGGATTACCAATAATAGAAGGATATCTTTATAATAAGCCGGTTTTTGCTTCAGATATTTGTGCTATACCGGAAATTATAATAAATAAAGATTTTTTAGTAAAAAATAATGCTGAAGATTTAGAAAGCAAAATAGAAAAGTATTATGAAGAACTTCCGGTTTATAATTTTAAAAAGTACTATGAAGAAAATTTTTCTTATGATAAAATATTAGAAAAATATAGACAGATGTATGACAAGTTTTTTAAAATTTAAAAAGAAAGTTGGGAAATAGAATGAAGAAAATATCATTAGAACTACAATGGGCAGTTGGGAAAAAAACAGGAGTAGGATGGTATATATATAATATAGTTAAGGAATTAAGTAAATCAGATAAAAATGATTATATAGCTGAATTTATTAATTTTATGGGAAGGCACGATGTAAAGAGTCAGATAGACTATGATATAAAAATAAAGCAGAATAAACTGCTTACTTATACAATGTATAATTTTTTAACAAAAAAAATGAATATAAGCCATAATCTTATTTTAGGGACAAAATCAGATATCTATCATTTTTTTAATTTTACAATTCCTAAAAATATAAAAGGAAAAGTAATAGTTACTATTTATGACACTGTATTTTTTTCAGCTCCTGAAACTATGGGGGATATGAAAGCTATTAGTGAATATAAATATGCTGCTGAGAGATCAGATTTAATTTTAACTATTTCAGAAAGTGCAAAATCAGATATTATTAAACATTTTAATGTAGATGAGAAAAAAATAGAAATTGTAACACCAGGAATTGATTTAGAGAAGTATTTACATAATTATACAGATATGGAACTTGAAAATGTTAGAAAAAAATATAAATTACCAGAAAATTA
This window of the Leptotrichia sp. oral taxon 215 str. W9775 genome carries:
- a CDS encoding glycosyltransferase family 4 protein gives rise to the protein MKKCMIYFGFNNPLKFKRGVENVILFQAQSLGKNIEKYYIFFDDENVEFNWNGINCIGIKKNKFRFISLNKLISKKFKKNNYIIHSHNYLMSFFLLKKTDIFTVHDGLYYQSGAVNHKLQNLFKYIEKKVYKKSGLVHFISKFTKEKSLYRGDNFKIIYNTTPFEKIDLKYSSKVNWETDKIKIFTVRSIEERANIDLLIELAKRKRNYDIKVAGKGPLLEKYREKIRKNQLKNIELLGYIPDEEVRKFYETADLVTVLAKYGEGFGLPIIEGYLYNKPVFASDICAIPEIIINKDFLVKNNAEDLESKIEKYYEELPVYNFKKYYEENFSYDKILEKYRQMYDKFFKI
- a CDS encoding glycosyltransferase, which produces MNKKTIIISAINFSEGGPLTIYKECLKCLEENFLKEYKVVALVHDKSLFSEYEGKIEFMEFKDSKKSYLKRLYYEYIYFKKLSEKLKPYLWLSLHDMTPNVAADKRVVYCHNPMMFYKMTKEERKKSFKLFLFSKFYKYIYKMNIKKNNYVIVQQDWIRKEFKKAFGIENIIVAHPEVNLEALKIDKNIEIEKNSFVYPSFPRVFKNFEVICKAAEILENKNIKNFKVYLTIDGSENVYSKEIVEKYNELECVKFVGLQSRENLMRYYNKTEAVIFPSKIETWGLPITEAKEFKKKLILADLPYAHETLGNYEEVFFFNPDSAEELASKMESVIAEKDTSFDGNICKEIEQPYCNSWKELFEIILKK
- a CDS encoding glycosyltransferase family 1 protein, with the protein product MKKISLELQWAVGKKTGVGWYIYNIVKELSKSDKNDYIAEFINFMGRHDVKSQIDYDIKIKQNKLLTYTMYNFLTKKMNISHNLILGTKSDIYHFFNFTIPKNIKGKVIVTIYDTVFFSAPETMGDMKAISEYKYAAERSDLILTISESAKSDIIKHFNVDEKKIEIVTPGIDLEKYLHNYTDMELENVRKKYKLPENYILYLGTIEPRKNIERTIKAFIKYKKEVKDDLKFVIVGGKGWKYDNIMKLIESMGTDIILTGYIDEEDKIPIYKLAQIFAFPSLYEGFGMPVLEAMAAGVPVITSNVSSLPEVAGDAAILVNPLNEDEIFEAYKKILSDKKLQLEMIEKGLEQAKKFEWKESAKVLEQIYEKM